In the genome of Cryptomeria japonica chromosome 8, Sugi_1.0, whole genome shotgun sequence, one region contains:
- the LOC131038805 gene encoding uncharacterized protein LOC131038805: MSSYGNVIGGKLKLKGKALDVKAGGIKKKKKQKNQYEHDLSVLKIEKSLGGTEDAVSDPQMTGEAENGGGEAQQSVYEDHRTPAEKRYDEQRDKLDVRRLARLANKSHRDRIEDFNQYLANLSEHYDIPKVGPG, from the coding sequence ATGTCTTCATATGGAAATGTGATAGGGGGGAAACTCAAGCTGAAAGGCAAAGCTCTGGATGTGAAAGCAGGGGGCATTaagaaaaagaagaaacaaaagaatcaatatGAACATGATTTGTCAGTACTAAAGATAGAGAAATCTTTGGGAGGTACAGAGGATGCAGTATCTGATCCCCAGATGACTGGAGAAGCTGAAAATGGAGGTGGTGAAGCACAGCAATCGGTTTATGAGGATCACCGCACTCCAGCTGAAAAGCGATATGATGAGCAAAGAGATAAACTGGATGTCAGAAGGCTGGCAAGGCTGGCAAACAAATCACACAGAGACCGAATTGAAGATTTCAACCAATATTTAGCTAATCTTAGTGAACATTATGATATTCCTAAAGTAGGGCCAGGATAA